DNA sequence from the Chitinophaga flava genome:
GCTCGAATCCTGCCCTTTTATTGAACAGGGAGAATATCACATCCTGTTTACAAGCCTCCAGGAATTCAGCATACTGGTTAGTTCACCATTTTCTCCTACACTGATTCTATACCACTTCTTACAGAAGGATATAACGTTTACGTATAAACGCATTGAAACAAAGGCTATCGTCGGTAAGTATACGGTGGTCACCCGGGACGGCTATTTCTGCCTCTATCCGTCTCATTGGCTGCTGCACGGCACCACCGGGAAACTGGAACACAACCTGGACAATCGCCAGCCCAACGCAACAACACTCGGACTTGCAGCGGCTGCATCCCAAAAAAAAATATTCAAAGAACTGAGCAAATGTTACTTTGCCATGCCTGCCATCAATGATATCTTTATCAGTACAACCGGAACACTGGTACTGGAACAACGGAGCCTGTATCTGGATACTGATCAAAGCAACGACGAAGCACAGCTCCGGTTATCAGATAAAAAAGAGACCACGGTTGGCCGGCCCCCGCTATACAAGAAGCCGGAAACCTTTCCATTACCCGGCAATCCCAACATACTGCTGACCCGTTTTAAATGGGCCGATGGCAGCGAGATTATTGGTGATCCGCGAGGATTCATTTATCTCCACAGCTCTGACAAAAGTATTCCGGACATTGCGATTGTTACCGTTCTGAACCGCCGCCCTACAGCAGCCTGGGCAGACGACGGCGTCTTCTCCGGTAATCCATACTTCCAGCTGGAACCCAATACAGACATCCTGCCCATGCAGGATTTTTACAGTAAATATATTCTCCGGTTTATAGCTCAACTACGATGAAAATAACACTGGGCCTACAATATACTTCCGTTCCTGCCATCGCTGAAGCAGCCTTTATTTACGGCGATACAGCCGGCATTTGGTTACAGGAAATTGATCGCTGGCAGATGCCCATGGAAATACTGACGGCATTACCAGTACCACAGCCTCATAGCGCTGAAATAGCAGGACTGCTGGTATTGTTCAATCACGCCGTACCGCCTTTCCCGGAACGCTTGCAACACCCTTATCAACTGCTGGGTCACAAATTGTTCATCCCTGCCAATGCTTCACTGACACCTGTTATGGAAGCGGCCGAACTACAACAGCTACTCATCTGGGACTGGCAGGTATTTCATCCCAGCATCGGATTTATCGGATATGATAAAGAACAACTACTCCCGCTGACTTCCTTGCTGACTTTTCCGGCGCCATCAACGAATAGTTGGGAGCAGGCCCGCATAGGAGCCTTTACAGCTCCGCCGCTGCAAAAGATCATGGTATCTGACACCACGCCTGAAATCATTTTCGGAGAGGCGCCCCAACAGGTAGGGAATACACCTCTGAGCGATATTTTTCCATCACAAGGTCCGGATGCTCCCGATACAGGAAAATCCATCTTCAATAAATTATTATCGTTTCTCTCCGGTAATAAAAATACTCCGGCTGGCCCTTCTAATCTGGAACAACGCAGGCAGCAGGAACTGGAACGATTAAATGCACTTTTCGATACAGATACGGATGAAGCACTCAAGTATGCGTTGCCGTTAGACAGTCCCTATCTGTCCAGAAAAAGCGCCGATCAGCCTTCTTCCTCCCTGCAGCGTCGGGATACCAACTTCTCCCTGGGCAAACTTGGCGGCACAGGAACTACGGACTATTGGAATATGGGCAATTACCACGAGACGCTTAGAGAGAAATATGTGAAAGCAGCGCTTGCCGCTTTGAATGCACGTGATTACCGCAAAGCCGCCTACGTATATGCACACCTGTTAGGCGACTATCATATGGCTGCACATGCGCTGGAACAAGGCCATTATTACCGGGAAGCCGCGACATTATATCTTGAACATCTGAACAATAGCTCCGCGGCAGCCGGGGCATTCGAAAAAGGAGGACTGCTGCAGGAAGCTATCGAAATATATATCACACTCGAACAATTTGAAAAAGCCGGAGATCTGTATGTCCGGCTCGAACAACCGGAAAAAGCCGATCAACAGTATCAACAGGCCATCGCGTTGTTACTGGATAATAAAAATTATTCCGGTGCTGCGCAACTGGCATTAGAGAAGCTCGGGGAGCCGGAACAAGCCAAACAATATCTTCTGACGGGATGGACCACATCAGGATGGATGTCCGGATCTACCCACACAGGATTACTGGAGCAGTATTTTCAGTTATCAGCCGACAACCTCAGGGAAGCGTTAGAGAACGTATACCGCGAACATACGCCGGCAGCCCGCGAAACAGATTTCCTGACCGTACTGAAAGATGTGACCACAGTACATTCTGACAGCGATATCAGAAATTTTGGCATTGATCTCGCCTATGAAATTATCAGTAAAAAAATCCAGGCCAAAGAGCCGGAACAGCTGCATCTCTTAAAACATTTTCTGCCGGGAGATAAATTACTGGCAGAAGATATTAACAGGCACACCAGCGAAAATAAAATTGTTCCGAAGCAGCTGAAAGCAGAAAAGATACTGTCGTTTGCAACAGATGTACGATGGCTGGGAGGTCTGCAACTGCCCGACCAGCTGCTGTTTCTGGGCTTTGGGGAGAAGGGCCTGTACCTGCTGGATTTTGATATGGCCGATAACTGGTATTACAAGTTATGGGAAGGAAGAATAACCACTCCACCGGATATAACGATGATCTATCAGCGTGATGGAGGTGAATATATATACCTTCTCGGACAAACAGACTTCCCGATAAAAGAGAAGAGCAGCACTCATCGCAATAACACCGGCAATAGCTTCACGATTCAAAAGCCGGACTGGTTGCCCACCAGCGGATTGGTGGCGCTGCTCATTCAGAAGAACCTGACTATTACTGTCTGTATCAATAACGGTGTATTATCTCTCATGCGGTATATGCAAACAGATAACTTCCCTCTTTGCGGCAACCATATCTGCAAACTAGATGATGTGCCCATCAGCAGTGTACAATATAATGGCAGGGTACAGCAGCTGGAGTATAACACGTATTACTACTTTTATCTGGGCACAAAAATATTTACCGTTGCCATAGATGGCACCAGCACAGCCACCCATGACCTGGGGGCTGAAATACTGCATATGAGCACCCTGCACATACTTACCACTGTAAAGCTGGCGGTAGCCACCACCAAAGGACTAGTGATGGTTTTCCTTTCCGGTAAAAAGATGTTATGGAAAAGTGATTATCTAACGGATAAGATTACACGTAAAACAGTATTAACCTGGCTTCCGGATGAAAGGCTGGTAGCAGGTATAGGGAAGCTGGTGATCGTTTATGCAAAACCAGGAGGCAACCGGGTAAACAGGATAGCCAGATTTACCACGGCCGCCTCTGTGTGTGCAATCACAAAGATGCCCAATCCTCAACAGATAAGCATCCTGGAAGAAAACGGAAAATTCGGTATATACGATCTGCCGAATTAATATTGTTTGAGTACAGCACCTACTCCAGGCCTGTCGGCATAGAGGATATGGCCGTTTTCAATACGGATACCATCGGCGGTATCTTCAGCGAGCAACAGTGGCCCGTCCATATCTACATAGTCGAGCAGCGGCAGCAGATGTGCTACAGCTGAAGTGCCCACGGTGCTTTCATTCATACTGCCGGTCATTACCTTCATGCCGTACTGACGGGCTTCTTTGATCATACGCAGCGCGGGTGTGATACCACCACATTTGGTGAGTTTGATATTGATACCATGGAAATAACCACGGCATCTGGCTACGTCCTGCTCTACAATACAGCTTTCATCGGCGATCACTGGCAGGACGGATTTTTCAAATACCACTTTCATCCCGTCACGGTCAGCAGCCGGCATCGGTTGCTCTATGAACTCAACGCCCAACTCTTTCATGGCAGCGGCGTTGCGCAGGGTCTCTTCTACTCCCCAGGCACAGTTGGCATCTACCCTGAACACCGCGCTGGTGTGTTTTCTCAGCTCAGTGATGATGGCGATATCTTCCTGTGTGCCCAGTTTAATTTTATAAATAGGCCATGGAAATTCCTGTAGTTTCTTCACCATATTTCCGATGGTGTCTATCCCGATGGTATAGTCTGTCAGCGGGTTGTGGGAGATATCGAGGCCCCAGACTTCATACAGCTTTTTATTTTGTTGTTTGGCATAGAGGTCCCATGCGGCCAGGTCCAGTGCACAAAGCGCAAACATATTATCCTGCAGCAGCGGATAAACATCCTGCCAGAAAGCTTCCGGTGTGGTAAGGGTATAGTTTTCGATAAACGGGCGATGGGCATTGATAGCTTCCATCAGCCTTGGCACGGTCATGTTGTAGTAGGAATTGTCTGCCGTTTCTCCGAGCCCCGAAAGGCCGTCCTGTTGCAGTTCTACTACCAATAAGGGTTGTACATCTTTTGATTTGCGTGAAATAGTAAACGTATGGTGGAATTTCAGCTCAA
Encoded proteins:
- a CDS encoding dipeptide epimerase — its product is MKLTLYPFELKFHHTFTISRKSKDVQPLLVVELQQDGLSGLGETADNSYYNMTVPRLMEAINAHRPFIENYTLTTPEAFWQDVYPLLQDNMFALCALDLAAWDLYAKQQNKKLYEVWGLDISHNPLTDYTIGIDTIGNMVKKLQEFPWPIYKIKLGTQEDIAIITELRKHTSAVFRVDANCAWGVEETLRNAAAMKELGVEFIEQPMPAADRDGMKVVFEKSVLPVIADESCIVEQDVARCRGYFHGINIKLTKCGGITPALRMIKEARQYGMKVMTGSMNESTVGTSAVAHLLPLLDYVDMDGPLLLAEDTADGIRIENGHILYADRPGVGAVLKQY